A genomic region of Equus caballus isolate H_3958 breed thoroughbred chromosome 1, TB-T2T, whole genome shotgun sequence contains the following coding sequences:
- the PNLIPRP3 gene encoding pancreatic lipase-related protein 3, with translation MFGIWIAALLFLSTSTGKEVCYERVGCFRDGLPWTGTLSRELAGLPWSPEEINTRFLLYTRRNPRAYQEISAVNYLTIQASHFRTDKITRINIAGWKTDGKWQQVMCNVLLKVEDVNCINLDWINGSLEYIHAVNNLRVVGAEVAYFIDVLVKKFGYSPAKVHLIGHSLGAHLAGEAGSRMPGLGRITGLDPAGPYFHNTPKEVRLDPSDANFVDVIHTNAVRLLFELGAGTINACGHLDFYPNGGKHMPGCEDLITPLFKFDFNAYKEGVTSFFDCNHARSHRFYTESILDPDAFIAYPCRSYESFKAGNCFHCPKEGCPTMGHFADRFHVKNRKPNRSYYFLNTGALSPFARWRHKLSVKLSGNNITQGSIFLHVGGATGGTEEFVMASGTLNPGMTYTKLIDTEVNIGNITNIEFIWKEHSFGHSQNKLGAEMVTDVSGKYGYESTFCSQDIMRPNIAQILKRC, from the exons ATGTTTGGAATTTGGATTGCTGCACTCTTGTTCCTTAGCACGTCAACAG GAAAAGAAGTTTGCTATGAAAGGGTGGGGTGCTTTAGAGATGGTTTACCATGGACGGGGACTTTGTCAAGGGAGCTGGCAGGTTTACCCTGGTCTCCAGAGGAGATAAACACTCGCTTTCTACTCTACACTAGACGAAatcccagagcctatcag GAGATCAGTGCGGTTAACTATTTAACTATACAAGCCTCGCACTTCAGAACAGACAAGATCACCCGTATCAACATAGCTGGATGGAAAACAGATGGCAAATGGCAGCAAGTGATGTGTAAT GTGTTGCTGAAAGTGGAAGATGTGAACTGCATTAATTTAGACTGGATTAACGGTTCGCTGGAATATATCCATGCCGTAAACAATCTCCGAGTGGTTGGTGCAGAGGTGGCTTATTTTATTGATGTTCTTGTG AAAAAATTTGGATATTCCCCTGCTAAAGTGCACCTGATTGGCCACAGTTTGGGAGCTCACCTGGCTGGGGAAGCTGGGTCAAGGATGCCAGGCCTTGGAAGGATAACCG GGTTGGACCCAGCGGGGCCGTATTTCCACAACACTCCGAAAGAAGTCAGGCTGGACCCCTCGGACGCCAACTTTGTTGATGTTATTCATACAAACGCAGTTCGCCTCCTCTTCGAACTTG GTGCCGGAACTATCAATGCTTGTGGTCATCTTGACTTTTATCCAAATGGAGGGAAGCACATGCCAGGATGTGAAGACTTAATTACGCCtttatttaaatttgatttcaATGCTTACAAGGAAG GAGTGACTTCCTTCTTTGATTGCAACCATGCCCGAAGTCATCGCTTTTATACTGAAAGCATCCTTGATCCTGATGCCTTTATTGCTTATCCTTGTAGATCCTACGAATCTTTTAAAGCA GGAAATTGCTTCCATTGTCCCAAAGAAGGTTGTCCAACAATGGGTCATTTTGCTGATAGATTTCATGTCAAAAATAGGAAGCCTAATagatcatattattttttaaacacaggGGCTCTTTCCCCATTTGCCC GTTGGAGGCACAAATTGTCTGTTAAACTCAGTGGAAACAATATCACTCAAGGGAGCATATTTCTCCATGTAGGTGGAGCGACTGGGGGAACAGAAGAGTTTGTGATGGCCAG TGGAACACTTAATCCAGGCATGACTTACACAAAATTAATTGATACTGAAGTTAACATTGGAAACATTACAAATATCGAGTTCATTTGGAAGGAACATTCATTTGGACATTCTCAGAATAAGTTGGGAGCAGAAATGGTGACAGATGTATCTGGAAAATATGGATATGA atcTACCTTCTGTAGTCAAGACATTATGAGACCTAATATTGCCCAGATCCTGAAACGGTGCTAA